The following proteins come from a genomic window of Sorex araneus isolate mSorAra2 chromosome 1, mSorAra2.pri, whole genome shotgun sequence:
- the CLDN12 gene encoding claudin-12, whose amino-acid sequence MGCRDVHAATVLSFLCGIASVAGLFAGTLLPNWRKLRLITFNRNEKNLTVYTGLWVKCARYDGSSDCLMYDTTWYYSVDQLDLRVLQFALPLSILIAMGALLLCLIGMCNTAFRSSVPNVKLAKCLVNSAGCHLVAGLFFFLAGIVSLSPSIWVIFYNTHLNRKFAPFFTFDYAVYVTIASAGGLFMTSLLLFIWYCACKSLPSPFWQPLYSHPANMHTYSQPYSARSRLSAIEIDIPVVSHTT is encoded by the coding sequence ATGGGCTGTCGAGATGTCCATGCAGCCACAGTCCTGTCCTTCCTGTGTGGAATCGCCTCAGTAGCAGGACTCTTTGCGGGGACTCTACTGCCCAACTGGAGGAAATTACGGCTGATAACGttcaacagaaatgaaaagaaccTGACTGTTTACACTGGCCTATGGGTGAAGTGTGCCCGCTATGATGGGAGTAGTGACTGCCTGATGTACGACACTACTTGGTACTACTCAGTTGACCAGCTGGACTTGCGGGTCCTACAATTTGCCCTGCCTCTCAGCATCCTGATCGCCATGGGGGCCCTACTGCTCTGCCTAATTGGAATGTGCAACACAGCCTTCAGGTCCTCAGTGCCCAATGTCAAACTGGCCAAGTGTCTGGTCAACAGTGCAGGCTGCCATCTTGTGGCCGGGCTGTTCTTTTTCCTGGCGGGTATTGTAAGCCTCTCCCCATCCATCTGGGTCATCTTTTATAATACCCATCTGAACAGGAAGTTTGCACCATTCTTTACATTCGACTATGCAGTGTATGTCACTATTGCTAGTGCTGGGGGCCTGTTTATGACTTCTCTTCTTCTGTTTATTTGGTATTGTGCATGCAAATCTTTGCCTTCTCCTTTCTGGCAACCACTTTACTCACATCCTGCCAATATGCACACTTACTCACAGCCCTATTCAGCACGCTCCCGTCTCTCTGCCATTGAAATTGACATTCCAGTAGTTTCACATACCACCTAA